A stretch of Hyphomicrobiales bacterium DNA encodes these proteins:
- a CDS encoding phytanoyl-CoA dioxygenase family protein, with product MTVGNIAEDLAKTWRADGVVCLREVFTLDWIELLRLGAEQSAADPGALAKDYAKDGKGKFFTDHDMYLRNDPIRRFVFESPAGEIAARLMGARKVNLVDDHLLIKEPKTSNPTYWHQDQPYYQFAGEQFCSMWIPLDPVNEENGTMRFVRGSHRWGKQFHPVRIGLGELVEEAEDFDGPAPDIDASPGDYDTASWELSPGDCLAFHGKMLHGAYANTSATARRRALSVRFTGDDIRWHPRLYAPTDPNAPKLRAGDPIDGERYPIVWA from the coding sequence ATGACGGTCGGGAACATCGCCGAAGATTTGGCAAAGACATGGCGCGCTGACGGCGTCGTCTGCCTGCGCGAGGTGTTCACGCTGGATTGGATTGAGCTGCTCCGTCTCGGGGCCGAGCAGTCGGCTGCAGACCCGGGCGCGCTCGCCAAGGACTACGCCAAGGACGGTAAGGGCAAATTCTTCACCGACCACGACATGTATCTGCGCAACGACCCCATCCGCCGCTTCGTCTTCGAGTCGCCGGCGGGCGAGATCGCCGCCCGTCTCATGGGCGCGCGGAAGGTGAACCTGGTCGACGACCATCTCCTGATCAAGGAGCCGAAGACCAGCAATCCGACCTATTGGCACCAGGACCAGCCCTACTATCAGTTTGCCGGCGAGCAGTTCTGCTCGATGTGGATCCCGCTCGACCCGGTCAACGAGGAAAACGGCACCATGCGGTTCGTGCGCGGGTCGCACCGGTGGGGCAAGCAGTTCCACCCGGTTCGCATCGGTCTCGGCGAGCTGGTCGAAGAGGCGGAGGATTTCGACGGCCCGGCGCCCGACATCGACGCTTCGCCCGGCGACTACGATACCGCTTCCTGGGAGCTTTCGCCCGGCGACTGCCTGGCGTTTCACGGCAAGATGCTGCATGGCGCCTACGCGAACACATCGGCGACGGCGCGGCGACGGGCGCTCTCGGTGCGCTTCACCGGCGATGACATCCGCTGGCATCCGCGGCTCTACGCGCCAACCGACCCCAACGCGCCCAAGCTCAGGGCCGGCGACCCCATCGACGGCGAGCGGTATCCGATCGTCTGGGCGG